One part of the Vitis riparia cultivar Riparia Gloire de Montpellier isolate 1030 chromosome 6, EGFV_Vit.rip_1.0, whole genome shotgun sequence genome encodes these proteins:
- the LOC117916641 gene encoding mitochondrial dicarboxylate/tricarboxylate transporter DTC: MGDEKKPKASGVWPTIKPFVNGGTAGMLATCVIQPIDMIKVRIQLGQGSAGEVTKTMLKNEGMGAFYKGLSAGLLRQATYTTARLGSFRILTAKAIEANDGKPLPLYQKALCGLTAGAIGACVGSPADLALIRMQADATLPAAQRRHYTNAFHALYRIVADEGVLALWKGAGPTVVRAMALNMGMLASYDQSVEFFKDNLGFGEATTIIGASTVSGFFAAACSLPFDYVKTQIQKMQPDALGKYPYTGSMDCAMKTLKAGGPFKFYTGFPVYCVRIAPHVMMTWIFLNQIQKVEKSFGL; this comes from the exons ATGGGAGATGAGAAGAAGCCCAAAGCCTCTGGCGTCTGGCCCACTATCAAGCCCTTCGTCAATGGCGGAACTGCTGGGATGCTCGCTACTTGTGTCATCCAGCCCATTGATATGATCAAG GTGAGGATCCAGCTGGGTCAGGGATCAGCAGGCGAGGTGACGAAGACCATGCTTAAGAATGAGGGCATGGGTGCATTTTACAAG GGGTTGTCAGCTGGTTTACTCAGACAAGCTACATATACCACTGCACGACTTGGTTCATTCAG aATTTTGACGGCCAAAGCCATTGAAGCCAATGATGGGAAGCCCCTACCTCTGTATCAGAAAGCTCTTTGTGGGCTAACTGCTGGAGCGATTGGAGCTTGTGTTGGTAGTCCAGCAGATTTGGCACTCATTCGTATGCAGGCTGATGCCACCTTACCTGCTGCTCAACGCCGACATTACACAAATGCATTCCATGCTCTTTATCGCATTGTTGCAGATGAAGGGGTTCTGGCTCTCTGGAAAGGTGCAGGGCCTACTGTAGTGAGAGCAATGGCACTGAACATGGGAATGCTTGCCTCTTATGATCAAAGTGTCGAGTTTTTCAAGGATAATCTTGGCTTTGGCGAGGCTACTACTATAATAG GAGCAAGTACTGTTTCTGGATTCTTTGCTGCTGCTTGCAGTTTACCTTTTGATTATGTCAAAACCCAGATCCAGAAAATGCAACCTGATGCTTTAGGGAAGTATCCTTACACAGGCTCTATGGACTGTGCCATGAAAACCCTGAAAGCAGGAGGTCCCTTCAAATTCTACACAGGATTTCCTGTCTATTGTGTTAGAATTGCCCCCCATGTCATG ATGACATGGATATTCCTCAACCAAATCCAGAAGGTGGAGAAGTCCTTTGGATTATGA